The DNA region GGTTTCAAGCTCGACCGCCGGGTGTTCAACCTCAAGCGCGAACGCGGGTGGGAGTTTCACCTGAGCATTGGTGAGGCCTTCTAGTTTGTCGTCGACGCGCCGTCTCCGGTGGATCGATCGCGCCCTTGCGTTGGGCGTGGCGCTCCTCATCTTTCAGGTGTACTTCGTCACGATCTACCCGGGCCTGTTCGGCATGGGAGACGCCGCGAAGTTTTCGTTCGTCGGGAAGGTCCTCGGCACGCCGCACGCGCCGGGCTATCCGATGTACGTCTGGGTCTCCCACCTGTTTTCGTACGTCCCCTGGGGTACCCTCGCGTTCCGGATGAATGTGCTGTCGGCCCTGCTGGGGGCACTGGCGGTGTTCTTCCTGTACTTCGCCGCGCGCGCTGTGGGCACCCGTCCTGCGGTGGCCGCGTCGGCCGCGCTCGCCTGCGGTCTTGGCCGCGCCTTCTGGGCGAAGTCGCAATACGCCAAGGGGTATACCCTCACCGCCGCGCTCGTCTGCGCGGGCCTGGTGTTGTTGTTGCGCTGGAGCCAGACCGGCCGCCGGTCCTTGTTCTATTGGGCCATCGCCGTCTTCACCTTCAGCATCGGCAATCACCTGATCATCGTTTCGATTTTGCCGGCGCTTGTGCTGCACGCGTTGATGACCAACGCGCGCCTGGCCCTGGCCCCACGCACGATCCTGCTGACTGTGGGACTGCTGGCGGTGGGGTTCTCGCAGTACTCGTTGATTCTGATTCGGACGTGGCAGCAGGCGCCGTATCTTGAAGCCAGAGCCACCACGTTCACTGAACTGGTGGAGGTGGTGACCGCGCGCCGGTACGCGAACGAAATCGGCGCGTTCGCCGCAGCCGATGTCGTCCGTACCCGCGTGCCCGTGGTGGCAGGTCTGGTGGCACGCGAGCTGACGTGGCCTGGTTTGGCGCTGGTGCTCGTGGGTGCCGTGGTCCTGCTGCGCCGGCGTGCCCGTGACGCCGTGTTGTGCGTCGGCGGTGCGGTCGGCGTGATGGCCCTGACCGTGAACATGAGCTCGAACGAAGACGAGGGGTTCATGTTGTCCGCGTTCCTCTTGTTGTGGCTCCTCGCGGCGTTTGGCCTTGAGGCGATCTGGTCGTGGCGCGGCCGGCTTGGCGCCATCGCGGCTCTCATCGTCAGCATTGGCCTGCCCGCGTCGCAGGTGGCCGGTAACTACGTCGCCAACGATCACCACCGGCGCACGTTCGAGACACGGTACTTCAACGCGCTGTTCGAGCGGTTGCCCGACAAGAGCGCCATCGTGATGGACAAGTACCCCACCAACATGATGCTGAACTACAAGCTGTTTGGTGAAGGCGCGGCAGCCGGGCGCGACATCGTGATGGTGCCGTCCGTGCCCGAGCAAGTCGTGGCGTTCCAGAAGCGTGGCTACAAAGTGTTCCTGTTCGATCAGGCCCGCGTGGAGTTGGCACAGTTTGACTACCGTGTGGAGCCTGTCCAGCTGAGCGCCGAGCCCTTCCCCGAGTACCTGCCGCAGGTTCGTGAGGGGTTCACTGTCGTGGTGGCCGCCACGCCTGTGGCGGCGGCTGGACTGATGTCGCACCCACAAGGCTGGGCGCACATTGGCGTCAGCCCCGATCGTGTGTTTCGCAAAGTGGGCACGCCGTATGGAGTCATTGGCGTGGCCGGTGCGCGCGGGACCGCCCTTGAGGCGCCTGAAGGGAACGAGGTCAATGTGTCGCTTGCGAGCGGCGCCGCTGTTGGCACAACCAACGCTCTGGCTCCGGCCGAGATTCGCGTTCAGGCCGACAGCCAGAGCGCAGCAATCTGGATCGGTGGGAAGGAGCAAGGACGCACCAGCGACGGCGCCGTGGTGGCCGTGGTCAGTCCCAGCGGGAGCGTGTTGGAGACGTTCGTCCTTCGTCCGGCCGACGAATTCCGGGTGCCATTCGACATGCGGCTTTTTCCGTTCTTCGAATTGACGTCAGCCGGCACATGTCTGAACCTCGGCAATCAGGGTTGGCGCGACATCTCGACGCTTCCGGTAGACGGCCGGGTGACGTTGCGCATCGACAACTATCGGGCGTTTGAGTCGCGAGCCACGTTTTATGTGGTTGGTGATCGGCCGGCGGCGCCCACGCTGTTCGACGCGCGTGGCACGGGAGAGCTGAAGGTCAGTGCCCAGTCCTTTCGCACCGGAGACGCGGCGGAGCGGCGCGCGATGGCCCGGGTCATGGCAGACGACAACCAGGTGCTGCCGCTGGATGCGCCGGCGGGAAGTGTTGTGTCTCGTGTGGAAGTGGCCGTGAACGACAACGGCGACTACAAGGCCGCGCTGCTTGATCTCGGTCTGCACCCCACGCGCACGCTGGTCCGGGTCACGGTTGATCTGAATAATCCCCGGCGGGCCACCGTGTGCGGCGCGGCACCAGGAATCTCACGATAGGACCGTCTTAGCGATGCCTGTGCCGCTTTCCATCGTCGTTTCGAGCCGGACGCCGTGGCCGCACATCCAGCCCACGTTGGCGGCGATCGTGCGCGAAGCGCGGACGGTGGGCGCCGAAATCATCGTTGCGGATGGATGCGGCCGTGCGCTCCCGGAACCCCTCGTGTCGCCGTACGACGAGGTCGTCTGGCTGAAGGTCCCGGGCGCCGGCGCCTTCGGTTTGCGGGCTGCGGCTGTCGCGCGCGCACGCGCGCCCGTCGTCGCCATCACTGAAGATCACACCATCGTCCGGCCGGGATGGTGCCGGCGGATCCTGCAGGTGCATGCGGAACACCCGTCAGCCGTCGCCGTCGGCGGGGCCGTGGAGAATGCCTCGACGGAGCACCTTCGGGACTGGGCGGGGTTCTTCATTGCCAACTCGCCCTTTCTGCTTCCGCTCCAGAACGGCGAGACCGAGCGGATTTCCCTGCAGGCCAACATTTCGTACAAGCGGCGCGTGCTCGAGCGTGCCGGCTCCGGCGACCTCGGCCTGATGGAGATGCTCCTCAACCGCGAATTACGAGAGCAGAACCAGACGCTCGTCGCCGACGATCGGATCGTCGTGGATCACGTGCAGGGACTCAGCCTCGGGACGTTCTGTGTGCTGCACTTCCACAACGGCCGCTCAATCGCCGGGTATCGACTGCCGCGTATGAGCGCATTCGAACGGATCGTCCGCCTGGGCGGGTGCGCCATCCTGCCG from Acidobacteriota bacterium includes:
- a CDS encoding DUF2723 domain-containing protein; protein product: MSSTRRLRWIDRALALGVALLIFQVYFVTIYPGLFGMGDAAKFSFVGKVLGTPHAPGYPMYVWVSHLFSYVPWGTLAFRMNVLSALLGALAVFFLYFAARAVGTRPAVAASAALACGLGRAFWAKSQYAKGYTLTAALVCAGLVLLLRWSQTGRRSLFYWAIAVFTFSIGNHLIIVSILPALVLHALMTNARLALAPRTILLTVGLLAVGFSQYSLILIRTWQQAPYLEARATTFTELVEVVTARRYANEIGAFAAADVVRTRVPVVAGLVARELTWPGLALVLVGAVVLLRRRARDAVLCVGGAVGVMALTVNMSSNEDEGFMLSAFLLLWLLAAFGLEAIWSWRGRLGAIAALIVSIGLPASQVAGNYVANDHHRRTFETRYFNALFERLPDKSAIVMDKYPTNMMLNYKLFGEGAAAGRDIVMVPSVPEQVVAFQKRGYKVFLFDQARVELAQFDYRVEPVQLSAEPFPEYLPQVREGFTVVVAATPVAAAGLMSHPQGWAHIGVSPDRVFRKVGTPYGVIGVAGARGTALEAPEGNEVNVSLASGAAVGTTNALAPAEIRVQADSQSAAIWIGGKEQGRTSDGAVVAVVSPSGSVLETFVLRPADEFRVPFDMRLFPFFELTSAGTCLNLGNQGWRDISTLPVDGRVTLRIDNYRAFESRATFYVVGDRPAAPTLFDARGTGELKVSAQSFRTGDAAERRAMARVMADDNQVLPLDAPAGSVVSRVEVAVNDNGDYKAALLDLGLHPTRTLVRVTVDLNNPRRATVCGAAPGISR
- a CDS encoding glycosyltransferase, producing the protein MPVPLSIVVSSRTPWPHIQPTLAAIVREARTVGAEIIVADGCGRALPEPLVSPYDEVVWLKVPGAGAFGLRAAAVARARAPVVAITEDHTIVRPGWCRRILQVHAEHPSAVAVGGAVENASTEHLRDWAGFFIANSPFLLPLQNGETERISLQANISYKRRVLERAGSGDLGLMEMLLNRELREQNQTLVADDRIVVDHVQGLSLGTFCVLHFHNGRSIAGYRLPRMSAFERIVRLGGCAILPPVMLARTLGTVMQKRRLVGLAFACVPLMTLMLCCHAAGECVGYITGPGESPRYKHIG